TTTATTGTAGTATTGCTGTCTCCGTTTTTATCTTCTTTGGCAGATACTATTGGAAATAAAAAATCATTTCTGCAATTTTTCTGCTACTTAGGAGCAACATCTTGTATGGGATTAGCAATGTTCACAGGAATGCATAATGTATTTCTTGGGCTCTTATTCAGTATTACGGCCAGTGTCGGATTCTGGGGAAGTTTAGTTTTTTATAACTCTTTCCTGCCGGATATTGCAACCCCGGATAGGCAAGACGCGCTTTCTGCAAGAGGATATGTCTATGGATATATTGGTTCTGTAGTTTTAGTGGTATTGTGTTTAGTTCTGATTCAGGTTTTTGCTAAAGGAGCAGCACAGCAACTATTATTTACAAGAATCAGCTTCTTATTGACAGGAGCATGGTGGTTTGGGTTCTCTCAGTATACCTTTAAGCATCTTCCTCAGTTTGGAGATGTAAAAGATAAACTTCCTAAAGACCTTGTCTTATTAAACTATAAAAATATCTTCAAAAAGCATGAAGAACAAGGTGGATTCTTTGAAGTGCTAAAAGATAATATGAGTTTTTATAAGGATATTGCCAAAGAAAGCTTCCATGAATTGTTTAAAGTAGGAGGTGAGCTGTTCAAAGATAGAAATCTGAAGTTCTTTCTTTCAAGCTTCTTCTTTTATAGTGTTGGAATGCAGACGATTTTCCTTATGGCAACCTTATTTGGAAAAAGTGAGATCAATTTAGCCCAGGATAAGCTTATCGGAACCCTTTTGGTAATCCAGATTGAAGCTATTATTGGAGCCGTGATCTTCTCAAGATTATCCAAAAGAATAGGAAACAAAAACGTTATTTCAATTGCTATTTTCCTATGGATTGTGGCTTGTTTATGGGCCTATTTCTTAAACAAAGAAAATCCAACCGTAGAAT
This is a stretch of genomic DNA from Chryseobacterium tructae. It encodes these proteins:
- a CDS encoding MFS transporter, with translation MSETENRQPNNIKNNPKIMKAWAVYDWANSVYSLVITSTIFPIYYSILTTAYEKKEYVTETKKWIDVPVRHMIKIFGNEYQPDAVYGYSLTISFFIVVLLSPFLSSLADTIGNKKSFLQFFCYLGATSCMGLAMFTGMHNVFLGLLFSITASVGFWGSLVFYNSFLPDIATPDRQDALSARGYVYGYIGSVVLVVLCLVLIQVFAKGAAQQLLFTRISFLLTGAWWFGFSQYTFKHLPQFGDVKDKLPKDLVLLNYKNIFKKHEEQGGFFEVLKDNMSFYKDIAKESFHELFKVGGELFKDRNLKFFLSSFFFYSVGMQTIFLMATLFGKSEINLAQDKLIGTLLVIQIEAIIGAVIFSRLSKRIGNKNVISIAIFLWIVACLWAYFLNKENPTVEYQFYGVAAVVGLVMGGLQAMSRSTYSKLLPENSMENTTYFSFYDVLEKIAIIIGTFIFATLIEHFNNMRIAALSMTLFFGAGLILIRFLKVKMRKDRETL